The following nucleotide sequence is from Candidatus Peregrinibacteria bacterium.
TGCCATTCATTTCTTCCCTTCTTCTTCCGACCAAATTTTCATGGGAACACTTATTTTCGAAACACAGGATTATTTTCATGGGATGTTTTTCATCGCCCTACTTTCGCTTTTTATCACCTCTGGGATTATCGCTTTTATAAGGGTAGAAAGATTCATCAGTAAGAGGCATCTCCTCGCATCTGATTGATATAGAAAAAGGTGCATCTTTTCTTTTTTATACCACTTCGCTTTAGGAATATCACTTTTCAATACTCCGAAGTTTTCGAAACTATGCCCCAGTGGACACAAAGCTTCGTGGTATAATACTCAGAGTTAAGTGTTTTTTCGAAAACGAAGGAGTATTACTTTCTCTCATTCTGTATGCGAGAAATTTCTCATCGGGGAATTGTTTGGTCGCTAAAACCGTATAAAGAAAAGGATGCGCTCATCACAATTCTTACTGAAGAAGAGGGGAAAATACGCCTTATTGCTAAGGGATTACGCGGAGCAAAAAGCACAAGGAAAGGCGCTATTCAGCTCTTTAGTTGTATTCGTTTTACGAGAACCACCCCAAAAGGACATCAGGGAATTTCAACTCTTCTTCGGTCGGAATTGGAGTTCTCACTCAAAAATTCAGATCCGGTTGTTTTGACAGAGCTCGTGCTTCTCGGAGAAATTTGCGGAAGATTTCTGGTTGATGGGCTCGTAATTCCGGGAGTTTTTTCGTTATGGAGGGATCTTTTGGAGATTCAATTTCAAAAACCGCGCGAAGAGATTTGCGGATTTCTCGTTCAATTTTTTACAAAGCTCGGGTTTTTTCCTGAATTTCAAAAATGTTCTCGGTGTTCCCAAAAATTCTCTGAAGAGAAACAGATTGTATGGGTGAACAAAGAGGGGATTTTCTGTTGCCCCCATGATCCACATGAAATGCACAATTCTCTCCAAAAAAAGATGACATTCGCGCAGCTTAAAAGTTTGTATTTTTTTCAAAATACAATTCCGAGAAATTTTTCTCTTTTACATCCATCGCTTACAGAATCTAAGGCTCTCCTTCGTCTCATTTTTTCCGAAATTTCAGCTTTTTCAGACAAACCCTTTGCATCGAAGAAGGTTTTGGAGGAAGTGATAGATTAGGGAAAAAACCCTTGGGTTGCTTTAAACTCCTTTTTCCTTGCATTTCCCGCGGTAATTCCGTAGAATCTGCACACTTTTCTGGGACTCATCTAGCTGCGAGGGTGAGCGGATCCAAAAAAGGTATTTCTTCTTTTTTCCGCAGCGACCCCAATTTTTATGTCTGATGACACTACATTTTCCATGGAGGAACTTCTCAAAAATTCTCCTTCATTTGTTTCTGTTGACCCTGGAAGCGTTATTTCTGGACGAGTAATTGGAAAAGAACACGGTCGAATCCTTGTGGATATCGGCGGTGTTGTGACGGGAATTGTTTCAGGAAGAGAGCTTACCGATACTTTCTCCACTGCGAAAAAGGTAAAAGTAGGCGACGAAATTTCAGTATTTGTGCTTGAAGATGAAGGACCGGATGGAATGGTCGTTTTGTCCTTGAGGAAAGCTTCTCAAATGAAGGCGTGGGAATACTTCCAAAAGATTAAAGACGAAGGAGGCGTGGTTGAGGTGATTGCGAAAGAGGCGAATAAAGGAGGACTTATGGTGGAAGTCAGTGGAGTGACTGCTTTTCTCCCAGTTTCCCAGCTCGCGCCACACAATTATCCACGTGTTGACGGAGCAAATGCACAGGAAATCCTCACGAAACTTGAAAAGCTCGTAGGGAAGAAATTCACTACAAAAATTATTTTGATCGATCCAGAAATTCGCAAACTCGTTGTTTCCGAAAGGGTTGCTTCATCTGAAATTCGCCAGAAAGAACTTGTCGATTTAAAGGTAGGAGATGTTATTACTGGAGAGGTCAATGGTCTTGTAAAATTCGGAATTTTCGTCACTTTTGGCAACCTTGAAGGACTCGTGCACATTTCAGAACTCACGTGGGCCCACGTCAAAACTCCTACGGAGCTCTTTCGAATGGGCGACCAAGTGAAGGCACAAGTGATCGGAGTAGAAGGCGAAAAAATATCGCTCTCCATTAAACGACTTTTGCCAGATCCTTGGGTGGGGAAAATTACGGCCTACTCTGTTGGGTCCATTCATGATGGAGTTATCAATAAGGTGACAAATTTCGGAGTATTTGTGACGCTTGAAGAAGATGTCAATGGACTCGTCCATACTTCCGAATTTGTGGAAGAAAACGCCGATCCGGAAAAACTGTACAAAGAAGGAAATGAAGTGACGGTAAAAGTTTTGGAAATTTTGAATGATGATCATTCTTTGAGACTGAGCTTTAAAGGCGTGGAAAGCGGAGGAAAGAGAAAAGCCGCCGAGGAACCTGTTCAAAAGGAGGAAGAAAAAACTCCAAAAGTAGAAGCGTCTGGAGATGAAAAAAAAGAAGAAGGCAAGGAGAAAAAAGTCACAAAGAAAAAAGCGGCTCCCAAAAAAGAGAAAGCTTCTGAAGAAAAGCCAAAAAAGCCTTCGAAAAAAGCGTCGTCAAAAAAAGATGAATAGTTAGTATCCAGCCTGTTCTCAAAAATCCGCATTATTTTTCAGAGCATGAGTAAGAAGAGAAACATTGAGCGAATGTGCATTATCACGAGGAAAATTCTTCCAAAAGATCAGCTTTTTCGTATTGCGGCGACAAAAGACGGAAAAATCCTTTTAGATGAAGATGGGAAAACACTTGGGAGGGGAATGTATGTCCAAAAAAATCTAGAAATTATAAAAAATCTCTTCTCTGAAAAAAAACGGGGACTCTGGAACTGGGCGCTAAAGCGTGAACCTTCGGCTGAAGAGAGAGAAGAGATTTTGAGAAAAATTCTTCGCTCAGCTTAAAAATTCTTGATATTCTTTCTTCTCTATATCCCTGAGGATAAAATCTATATTTTTCCGAAGTTCGCGAACGACTTCAGGATTATTCAGCGACATATTCATTCCAAAAATTTTATCTTTTTTGAGTCGAATGAGAACAGGGACCACTTTTTTATTTTCTGTCACGAGAAAGACTATCATTCGACCTTTTGCTTTTCTTCCAATCCGTACTTTAAAAAATCGGTAGCCCTCTAATTTTACAGGATTTCTTATTGGAGTTGCCAAATTTTTGAGAACTTTTCTTGCCCCTTCAAGAATATCATCAAGAGTAAACTGCCGTAATAACGGCTCGAGCTCATGCTTCGCAGTGTATTTTGTGAGAATGAGCATTGTTTATGACAAAAGCTTTGTTAATTTTTTTGCTTTTTCATTGAGCTGCATATCATCAAAAATAATTTCTTCAACCTCTGGTTCTTCTGTTGTCGAAATAAGGTGAAGTGTGATTTCGCCCTCCACAAAGCTCCTCATCGAATACACCAGAAGTGTTTTAAGCGTAATACCTTCTTTTTTCGCTTTTTCCATGGCTTTATTTTTGAGTTCTTCATCGGCAGTGAAAGAGATTTGAGTAATCATAGTGTGTAGTTAAAAACTATTTATAGTATAGTTGGAAAATATGTAATAATCAAGAGCATTAAATCTATTTTCTCCGATAATTCTGGTGGAGCTTCATTGACGAGACTTGAACTGCGATCCAAATGGTGCGACACCATGAGCGAGCGAAGCGAGTCGAATGGTGGAGCATAGGAGACTTGAACTCCTGACCTCTTCCATGCCATGGAAGCGCTCTAGCCAACTGAGCTAATGCCCCCTATTTCACCGTCACTTCACCGTAACGCTTTTTGCCCTTCGACTGGGCTCAGGGCAAAAAGTATCACTTCACAGTGACACTTTTTGCCAAATTCCTCGGCATATCTGGATCAAGTCCTTTCGCGACTGCAAGAGAATAGGCAAAAAGCTGAATAGGAATAAGATTTACAATTGGGGAAGCAACACCACTTTCTGGAACTCGGAACCATTCATCAAACACCTCTTCGTTTTTTGGGCTGACCCCAATAATTTTTGCGCCTCGTGCTCGAAGCTCCATAGCATTCGAGAGAATTTCTTTTCGTGATTCATCATCTCCTACAAGTACCACACACGGTGTTCCTTTTTGAATA
It contains:
- the recO gene encoding DNA repair protein RecO, translating into MREISHRGIVWSLKPYKEKDALITILTEEEGKIRLIAKGLRGAKSTRKGAIQLFSCIRFTRTTPKGHQGISTLLRSELEFSLKNSDPVVLTELVLLGEICGRFLVDGLVIPGVFSLWRDLLEIQFQKPREEICGFLVQFFTKLGFFPEFQKCSRCSQKFSEEKQIVWVNKEGIFCCPHDPHEMHNSLQKKMTFAQLKSLYFFQNTIPRNFSLLHPSLTESKALLRLIFSEISAFSDKPFASKKVLEEVID
- a CDS encoding S1 RNA-binding domain-containing protein; the encoded protein is MSDDTTFSMEELLKNSPSFVSVDPGSVISGRVIGKEHGRILVDIGGVVTGIVSGRELTDTFSTAKKVKVGDEISVFVLEDEGPDGMVVLSLRKASQMKAWEYFQKIKDEGGVVEVIAKEANKGGLMVEVSGVTAFLPVSQLAPHNYPRVDGANAQEILTKLEKLVGKKFTTKIILIDPEIRKLVVSERVASSEIRQKELVDLKVGDVITGEVNGLVKFGIFVTFGNLEGLVHISELTWAHVKTPTELFRMGDQVKAQVIGVEGEKISLSIKRLLPDPWVGKITAYSVGSIHDGVINKVTNFGVFVTLEEDVNGLVHTSEFVEENADPEKLYKEGNEVTVKVLEILNDDHSLRLSFKGVESGGKRKAAEEPVQKEEEKTPKVEASGDEKKEEGKEKKVTKKKAAPKKEKASEEKPKKPSKKASSKKDE
- a CDS encoding YlxR family protein, with translation MSKKRNIERMCIITRKILPKDQLFRIAATKDGKILLDEDGKTLGRGMYVQKNLEIIKNLFSEKKRGLWNWALKREPSAEEREEILRKILRSA